One genomic segment of Pandoraea thiooxydans includes these proteins:
- a CDS encoding 2Fe-2S iron-sulfur cluster-binding protein, protein MTVINTGEQFSVDQAEIILDSALAQGIRIPHQCRGASCGTCKVRVLTGAVDHGWSLGLAITDEEKGQGYCLLCQARAITPELRIEIPSGVGGGNEQATEMCTEVLSVVSLTPRVKRVVLATPADRTFVYPAGSYLEVLVPGVDPNRMYSLASACRNDGLLELFVSRHAFGEASGFIHDTLRVGDLIRVRGPFGACRLPDGAGPVIGLAGGTGLAPVLAILEDALERGADEPMLLLHSVSQTREVFALDRLVGLSRRHDNFKYQILVTDEQSPYTSHPMFAPAWIRQTFSSLATHRAVIGGSPGFVEACAQTCISLGLDAARISTDSFVPSERRAIDENAHP, encoded by the coding sequence GTGACCGTGATCAATACCGGAGAGCAGTTTTCCGTGGATCAAGCCGAGATTATTCTCGATAGCGCGCTGGCACAGGGCATCCGGATTCCTCATCAGTGCCGAGGCGCGTCGTGCGGCACATGCAAAGTCAGGGTGTTGACGGGAGCAGTCGATCACGGTTGGTCTCTCGGCCTGGCGATTACCGACGAAGAGAAGGGGCAAGGCTATTGCCTGCTGTGTCAGGCGCGGGCGATTACCCCGGAGTTGCGAATCGAGATACCGAGCGGCGTCGGCGGGGGCAATGAGCAGGCGACCGAGATGTGCACGGAAGTGCTCAGCGTCGTCAGCCTGACGCCCAGAGTCAAACGGGTCGTGCTCGCTACGCCGGCCGACCGGACGTTCGTGTATCCCGCCGGTTCCTATCTGGAAGTGCTGGTCCCCGGTGTCGACCCCAATCGAATGTATAGCCTCGCCTCGGCCTGCCGAAACGACGGGTTATTGGAGTTGTTTGTGTCTCGCCACGCGTTTGGCGAGGCGAGTGGGTTCATCCACGACACATTGCGGGTGGGCGACCTGATTCGGGTGCGCGGCCCGTTCGGCGCCTGCCGCCTCCCGGATGGGGCGGGCCCCGTGATCGGGCTGGCCGGCGGCACGGGTCTTGCACCCGTACTCGCCATCCTCGAAGACGCCCTGGAGCGTGGTGCGGACGAGCCCATGCTGCTGCTGCACTCCGTGAGCCAGACGCGCGAAGTCTTTGCGCTGGACCGCCTCGTCGGCCTTTCGCGACGGCACGACAATTTCAAGTATCAAATTCTCGTGACCGACGAGCAAAGTCCATACACGTCACATCCAATGTTCGCGCCGGCGTGGATTCGGCAAACATTTTCGTCATTGGCGACGCATCGCGCGGTAATTGGCGGGTCACCCGGATTCGTCGAGGCTTGTGCGCAAACCTGCATCTCTCTGGGACTCGATGCGGCGCGTATCTCGACAGATAGCTTTGTGCCGAGCGAACGCCGCGCCATTGACGAGAACGCTCACCCCTAG
- a CDS encoding CoA transferase, with protein sequence MSGIKVVNFGLNLPGPMLAARLMRKGADVQHIEPPAGDPTRTMFRAADGVPLLYSLLHDGGDTVMLDLRDSAQRGVALAQCESADIVIDTFLPGALGKLGIDEGGLRGKNKGLIYCSINGFARRADSFALPGHDINFLAASGVADALGLSPTGPLPRFPIGDIVGGVLAAEAEIFAALVARSRDGLGRRIDISIVDVLDDLNVMAKIGARVPEDPFSAFLSGRFPCYRLYESAAGGTVALGALEPKFWERFCVLIGHPELIAHQFAARESAVGCHQTIESVMRGRSAALWEAASLASPCCLTEVKKTNN encoded by the coding sequence TTGTCCGGCATCAAGGTGGTGAACTTCGGTCTGAATCTGCCTGGGCCAATGCTGGCTGCCAGGTTGATGCGCAAGGGTGCCGACGTGCAGCATATCGAACCCCCTGCTGGAGATCCGACCAGGACGATGTTTCGCGCCGCCGACGGCGTGCCATTGCTTTACTCGTTGCTCCATGACGGCGGTGATACCGTCATGCTGGATTTGCGGGACAGCGCACAGCGTGGTGTGGCGCTTGCCCAATGCGAGAGCGCCGATATCGTGATCGACACTTTTTTGCCCGGAGCGTTGGGCAAACTGGGGATCGACGAGGGGGGCCTGCGCGGCAAAAACAAGGGACTCATTTACTGCTCGATCAATGGCTTTGCCCGTCGTGCAGATTCCTTCGCCTTGCCGGGGCATGACATCAATTTCCTGGCGGCCAGCGGCGTGGCCGATGCTCTTGGGTTGTCGCCGACAGGTCCGCTGCCACGATTCCCGATCGGGGATATCGTCGGCGGCGTGCTCGCGGCCGAGGCGGAGATTTTTGCCGCGTTGGTGGCGCGATCGCGCGATGGTCTCGGGCGCCGGATCGACATCAGTATCGTCGATGTTCTCGACGACTTGAATGTGATGGCGAAGATCGGAGCCCGAGTGCCGGAGGATCCCTTCAGTGCATTTCTCTCGGGGCGCTTTCCCTGCTATCGATTGTATGAGTCGGCCGCGGGCGGCACCGTTGCCCTGGGGGCATTGGAGCCCAAGTTCTGGGAGCGATTCTGCGTTCTGATTGGACATCCCGAACTGATTGCGCATCAATTTGCCGCGCGTGAGAGCGCTGTCGGATGTCATCAGACTATCGAATCGGTGATGCGCGGCAGAAGCGCCGCATTGTGGGAGGCCGCATCTCTTGCGTCCCCTTGCTGTTTGACCGAGGTGAAAAAAACAAATAATTAA
- a CDS encoding enoyl-CoA hydratase/isomerase family protein — protein MTIASDVARITLNKPEVKNSLGVDEMVEVGRAMQRAVDAGARCILIMGAGDAFCAGRDLRDADPVKDDTYEILSKYINPALGAVRACRVPTVSAVAGPALGFGFGLALSCDITLVADNAMLGSPFRRIGLVTDSGGHHYLRERLGRHRAAELIFTGRMLSGREAASMGLVNRSVGAADLERAALTLATAISTGPTAAFGASKEILDCPGSYEDMAELEARKQDEAMKGADGKEGIEAFKARRSPVFIGR, from the coding sequence ATGACGATCGCATCCGACGTTGCGCGAATCACCCTGAACAAGCCGGAGGTGAAGAATAGCCTTGGCGTCGACGAGATGGTCGAGGTCGGGCGCGCGATGCAGCGCGCCGTGGACGCCGGCGCGCGCTGCATCCTGATCATGGGTGCTGGAGATGCATTCTGCGCCGGGCGTGACCTCAGGGACGCCGATCCGGTGAAAGACGACACCTACGAAATTCTATCGAAATATATCAATCCGGCGCTCGGCGCGGTCAGAGCGTGCCGGGTTCCGACGGTGTCAGCGGTAGCGGGGCCGGCGTTGGGGTTTGGATTTGGTCTGGCGCTGTCATGCGATATCACTCTCGTCGCGGACAACGCGATGCTCGGCAGCCCATTCAGAAGGATTGGCCTGGTGACGGACTCTGGCGGTCACCATTATTTGCGGGAGCGCCTCGGAAGACATCGTGCCGCGGAGCTTATATTTACCGGACGCATGCTGAGCGGCCGCGAAGCGGCCTCCATGGGTCTCGTTAATCGTAGCGTTGGCGCGGCGGATCTCGAAAGAGCAGCACTGACGCTCGCCACGGCGATTTCGACCGGACCCACGGCGGCCTTTGGCGCCAGCAAGGAAATTCTCGACTGTCCCGGCTCGTATGAAGATATGGCGGAACTCGAGGCGCGCAAGCAGGACGAGGCGATGAAAGGGGCGGACGGCAAGGAGGGCATCGAGGCATTCAAGGCGCGCCGGTCCCCGGTCTTCATCGGACGCTGA
- a CDS encoding phenylacetate--CoA ligase family protein, translating to METAEAEYETGDFMTREDVLGIQAAKLAGLGARLAGSAVWRDHFRKAGLHPQDLADRQALSALPPLEKADVRAHYPFPFLTVPVEDVVRFCATSGTTGLPVLFGFTRRDWERTVVKQLSRIFRTVGIAPGDLVYQGYGYGMWIGGTSMDQALHAYGAVNFPIGPGRGELVIQWLRDHRYTATTMSPLWLMTLISLAEKAGIDPKRDWHLRRGLFGGQSVSASYRREMESLMPAGFMAHNIYGTTEAGGPILAVSCEHSHEADEMHLINDDSVMTEVLDPVTLRPVQPGEVGEIVITTLEKEASPVVRWRTRDLVRLSDHPYDCPCGRSGFPLIGRIVGRSDDMLKVRGVMVYPSQIEDVITGIEGTVKEAWQIYVAKGDSHLDSVEVAIERASSCGKSDAEIAREAQTKLKARLGLSCKVVCHGEGVLPRYESKAVRVVARGDGVEGGQTS from the coding sequence ATGGAGACTGCTGAAGCAGAATATGAAACCGGCGATTTCATGACCCGGGAAGACGTGTTGGGCATACAGGCCGCCAAGTTGGCTGGATTGGGTGCCAGACTGGCGGGTTCCGCGGTTTGGCGAGATCATTTCAGGAAGGCCGGACTTCACCCGCAAGACCTCGCTGACAGGCAGGCGCTCAGTGCGTTGCCGCCCCTCGAAAAGGCCGATGTGAGGGCGCATTACCCGTTCCCCTTTCTGACCGTGCCGGTTGAGGACGTGGTGCGCTTTTGCGCGACCTCGGGCACGACCGGCCTGCCCGTGCTGTTCGGTTTTACCCGCCGCGATTGGGAGCGGACCGTTGTCAAACAGTTGAGCCGAATTTTCCGGACCGTGGGAATCGCTCCTGGCGACCTCGTCTACCAGGGCTACGGTTACGGTATGTGGATCGGCGGAACATCGATGGATCAGGCTTTGCATGCCTATGGCGCCGTCAACTTCCCGATCGGTCCCGGGCGCGGGGAGTTGGTAATTCAATGGCTGCGCGACCACCGTTATACGGCAACGACCATGTCGCCACTGTGGCTCATGACGCTTATTTCCCTTGCGGAGAAGGCTGGGATTGACCCAAAGAGAGATTGGCATCTGCGGCGCGGACTGTTTGGCGGGCAGTCTGTGTCAGCGTCATACCGCAGGGAGATGGAGTCGCTGATGCCCGCGGGCTTCATGGCACACAACATCTACGGCACGACCGAGGCCGGGGGGCCGATTCTCGCGGTGTCCTGCGAGCATTCCCACGAAGCGGACGAAATGCATCTCATCAACGACGACTCGGTGATGACGGAGGTGCTTGACCCCGTCACGCTTCGCCCCGTTCAGCCCGGAGAGGTTGGAGAGATCGTGATCACGACGCTCGAAAAGGAAGCCTCGCCGGTGGTGCGCTGGCGCACGCGCGACTTGGTCAGGCTGTCCGACCATCCATATGATTGTCCCTGTGGGCGCAGTGGATTCCCGCTGATTGGCCGCATCGTAGGGCGCTCCGACGATATGTTGAAAGTGCGCGGCGTCATGGTCTACCCATCGCAGATTGAAGACGTCATCACAGGCATCGAAGGGACGGTCAAGGAAGCCTGGCAGATTTACGTCGCGAAAGGCGACAGTCACCTTGACTCGGTCGAGGTGGCCATCGAGCGTGCATCGAGCTGCGGTAAATCGGACGCCGAGATCGCCCGGGAAGCGCAGACCAAACTCAAGGCGCGGCTCGGGCTGTCATGCAAGGTTGTCTGTCACGGCGAAGGCGTTTTGCCCAGATATGAATCCAAGGCCGTGCGGGTTGTCGCCCGCGGCGATGGAGTCGAGGGAGGACAGACGTCATGA
- a CDS encoding Zn-ribbon domain-containing OB-fold protein: MMPVPIESARSKYLQGLASGKLLYQFDRVAGVPVFFPREVGPSGRPDALEWRCSAGFGAIYAITVFHPKGRAPYPIVIVELDEGFRLMSTVIGDCAGLSIGSRVRAGFEATADEYRVVFEVVR, translated from the coding sequence ATGATGCCCGTGCCGATCGAATCAGCGAGAAGCAAGTACCTGCAAGGGCTGGCGAGCGGGAAGCTGCTGTATCAGTTTGATCGCGTTGCCGGCGTACCGGTCTTCTTCCCCCGCGAGGTGGGTCCGAGCGGGCGGCCCGATGCGCTGGAGTGGCGATGCAGCGCCGGGTTTGGTGCCATCTATGCCATCACCGTCTTTCATCCGAAGGGCCGCGCGCCGTATCCCATCGTTATTGTGGAGTTGGACGAGGGTTTTCGGCTAATGTCGACGGTCATCGGCGATTGCGCCGGGCTCTCGATCGGCTCGCGCGTGCGCGCGGGCTTCGAGGCGACGGCCGACGAGTACCGCGTCGTTTTTGAGGTGGTGCGATGA
- the icmF gene encoding fused isobutyryl-CoA mutase/GTPase IcmF has product MTDLSIAQKLTDYKPGVRLRFVTAASLFDGHDAAINIMRRILQASGAEVVHLGHNRSVAEVVDAALQEDAHGIAVSSYQGGHVEYFKYMIDLLRRQGGEHIKVFGGGGGVIVPEEIAELEAYGVTRIYSPHDGQQLGLQGMINDMLYRCETELGDLSQFAPNSLDAVLAGDRRALAQLLTVLENGKVDAGLRDTLRAHAKTSRVPVLGITGTGGAGKSSLTDELIRRFRLDQGDSWRIAVIAVDPSRRKSGGALLGDRIRMNAIGDWGQGPRVFMRSLATREADSEISPALPDVLDACKVAGFDLIVVETSGIGQGNAAIVPHSDLSLYVMTPEFGAASQLEKIDMLDFADFVAINKFDRKGARDALRDVAKQVQRNREAWSTPPEQMPVYGTMAAHFNDDGVTALYQGLLSALKTKGLKAEAGRLPVVDGHMPSYRGAILPPARSRYLAEIADTVRHYHQRVQAQSRVARERQQLRESRRMLAEAGGDQAGAEQLGQLLAERDAQLGANEKKLLAQWPQTLKAYSGDEYVVKIRDKEIRTALTYTTLSGSRIPKVVLPRFVDEGEILRWQMLENVPGSFPYTAGVFAFKRENEDPTRMFAGEGDAFRTNRRFKLVSEGMPAKRLSTAFDSVTLYGFDPGERPDIYGKVGNSGVSIATLDDMKVLYDGFDLCSPNTSVSMTINGPAPTILAMFFNTAIDQQLAKFAADNGREPTDDEIAKIRAWALQNVRGTVQADILKEDQGQNTCIFSTEFSLKVMGDIQEYFVHHQVRNFYSVSISGYHIAEAGANPISQLAFTLANGFTYVEAYLARGMHIDDFAPNLSFFFSNGMDPEYTVLGRVARRIWAVAMREKYGANERSQKLKYHIQTSGRSLHAQEIDFNDIRTTLQALIAIYDNCNSLHTNAYDEAITTPTEASVRRALAIQLIINREWGLAKNENPNQGSFIIEALTDLVEEAVLQEFERIAERGGVLGAMETGYQRGKIQEESLYYEHKKHDGSYPVIGVNTFLNPHQADAPTAIALARSTEEEKQSQLKRLREFQGAHADAGPAMLERLRQTVIENGNVFAVLMDAVRVCSLGQITSALFEVGGQYRRNM; this is encoded by the coding sequence ATGACCGATTTATCCATCGCGCAAAAACTCACCGACTACAAGCCCGGCGTGCGGTTGCGCTTCGTCACCGCGGCCTCGCTGTTCGATGGCCACGACGCGGCAATCAATATCATGCGCCGTATCCTGCAGGCCAGCGGCGCGGAGGTGGTGCATCTGGGGCACAACCGCTCGGTGGCCGAGGTGGTCGATGCGGCGCTGCAGGAAGATGCGCACGGCATCGCCGTGTCGAGCTATCAGGGCGGCCACGTCGAATACTTCAAGTACATGATCGATCTGCTGCGCCGCCAGGGTGGCGAGCATATCAAGGTGTTCGGCGGCGGCGGCGGGGTGATCGTGCCGGAGGAAATCGCCGAGCTCGAAGCCTATGGCGTGACGCGCATCTATTCGCCGCACGACGGTCAGCAGCTGGGTCTGCAGGGCATGATCAACGACATGCTGTACCGCTGCGAGACCGAGCTGGGCGATCTGTCGCAATTCGCGCCGAACTCGCTCGATGCGGTGCTGGCAGGCGACCGGCGCGCGCTCGCGCAGTTGTTGACGGTGCTGGAAAACGGCAAGGTCGACGCCGGCCTGCGTGACACCCTGCGCGCGCATGCCAAGACATCGCGCGTGCCGGTACTGGGCATTACAGGCACCGGGGGCGCCGGCAAGTCGTCGCTCACCGATGAGCTGATTCGGCGCTTCCGGCTCGATCAGGGCGACAGCTGGCGCATCGCCGTGATCGCGGTCGATCCGTCGCGCCGCAAATCGGGCGGGGCGCTGCTGGGCGACCGCATCCGCATGAACGCGATCGGCGACTGGGGCCAGGGGCCGCGCGTGTTCATGCGCTCGCTGGCCACGCGCGAGGCCGACAGCGAGATCTCGCCGGCGCTGCCCGACGTGCTGGATGCGTGCAAGGTGGCCGGCTTCGATTTGATCGTGGTGGAGACCTCGGGTATCGGCCAGGGCAACGCGGCGATCGTGCCGCACTCGGACCTGTCCCTGTATGTGATGACGCCCGAGTTCGGCGCGGCCAGCCAGTTGGAAAAGATCGACATGCTTGATTTCGCCGACTTCGTGGCGATCAACAAGTTCGACCGCAAGGGCGCGCGCGATGCGCTGCGCGACGTCGCCAAGCAGGTGCAGCGCAATCGCGAGGCATGGAGCACGCCGCCCGAGCAAATGCCGGTCTACGGCACGATGGCCGCGCACTTCAACGACGATGGCGTGACCGCCTTGTATCAGGGCCTGCTGTCGGCACTCAAGACAAAGGGACTGAAGGCCGAGGCGGGGCGCCTGCCGGTGGTCGACGGTCATATGCCGAGTTACCGTGGCGCGATTTTGCCGCCGGCGCGCAGCCGCTATCTGGCGGAAATCGCCGATACGGTGCGCCATTATCACCAGCGCGTGCAAGCTCAGAGCCGCGTGGCGCGTGAGCGCCAGCAACTGCGCGAGTCGCGCCGCATGCTTGCCGAGGCCGGCGGCGACCAGGCCGGCGCCGAGCAACTTGGCCAACTGCTGGCCGAGCGCGATGCTCAACTCGGCGCGAACGAAAAGAAGCTGCTTGCGCAATGGCCGCAAACGCTCAAGGCCTATAGCGGCGACGAATATGTGGTGAAGATCCGCGACAAGGAGATTCGCACCGCGCTGACCTACACGACGCTCTCCGGCAGCCGGATTCCCAAGGTGGTGCTGCCCAGGTTCGTCGACGAAGGCGAGATTCTGCGCTGGCAAATGCTGGAAAACGTGCCGGGCTCGTTTCCATACACGGCCGGCGTGTTTGCCTTCAAGCGCGAGAACGAGGATCCGACCCGCATGTTCGCCGGCGAGGGCGACGCGTTCCGTACCAATCGCCGCTTCAAGCTGGTCTCGGAAGGCATGCCGGCCAAGCGTCTGTCGACCGCGTTCGACTCGGTCACGCTATACGGCTTCGACCCGGGCGAGCGCCCCGATATTTACGGCAAGGTCGGCAACTCGGGCGTGTCGATCGCCACGCTCGACGATATGAAAGTGCTGTACGACGGCTTCGACCTTTGTTCGCCGAATACCTCGGTGTCGATGACGATCAACGGACCGGCGCCGACTATCCTGGCGATGTTCTTCAACACGGCGATCGATCAGCAACTGGCCAAGTTCGCCGCCGACAACGGACGCGAGCCGACCGACGACGAGATCGCCAAGATCCGCGCATGGGCGCTGCAGAACGTGCGCGGCACCGTGCAGGCCGACATCCTCAAGGAAGACCAGGGGCAGAACACCTGTATCTTCTCGACCGAATTCAGCCTGAAAGTGATGGGCGACATTCAGGAGTATTTCGTCCATCACCAGGTGCGCAATTTCTATTCGGTGTCGATCTCCGGCTATCACATTGCCGAGGCGGGCGCCAATCCCATCTCGCAGCTCGCCTTCACGCTGGCCAACGGCTTCACCTACGTCGAAGCCTATCTGGCGCGCGGCATGCATATCGACGATTTCGCGCCGAACCTGTCGTTCTTCTTCTCCAACGGCATGGATCCGGAATATACGGTGCTCGGGCGTGTCGCGCGCCGCATTTGGGCCGTGGCGATGCGCGAGAAATACGGCGCGAACGAGCGCAGCCAGAAACTCAAGTATCACATCCAGACCAGCGGGCGCAGCCTGCATGCGCAGGAAATCGACTTCAACGACATCCGCACCACGCTGCAGGCGTTGATCGCCATTTACGACAACTGCAACTCGCTGCACACGAATGCCTACGACGAGGCCATTACCACGCCCACCGAGGCCTCGGTGCGGCGCGCGTTGGCAATCCAGCTCATCATCAACCGCGAATGGGGTCTGGCGAAAAACGAAAACCCCAACCAGGGCAGCTTCATCATCGAGGCGCTCACCGATCTGGTCGAAGAAGCGGTGCTGCAGGAGTTCGAGCGTATTGCAGAGCGCGGCGGCGTGCTCGGCGCGATGGAAACCGGTTATCAGCGCGGCAAGATCCAGGAGGAGTCGCTGTATTATGAGCACAAGAAGCACGATGGCTCGTATCCGGTGATCGGCGTCAATACGTTCCTCAATCCGCATCAGGCCGATGCGCCGACTGCCATCGCGCTGGCGCGCTCCACCGAGGAAGAAAAGCAGTCGCAGCTCAAGCGCCTGCGCGAATTCCAGGGCGCACACGCCGACGCGGGGCCGGCCATGCTCGAGCGCCTGCGGCAGACCGTGATCGAAAACGGCAACGTGTTCGCCGTGCTCATGGACGCGGTGCGGGTATGCTCGCTGGGCCAGATCACCAGCGCGCTGTTCGAGGTGGGCGGGCAGTACCGGCGCAACATGTAA
- a CDS encoding MaoC/PaaZ C-terminal domain-containing protein: protein MNFLAKYFDEIELGERFVTRGRTVTETDIVQWCALTGDWYVLHTNAHYAEQTRFGQRIAPGLLIHAIAAGLGVPPDAPAIVANYGTDALRFVAPTFIGDTIRLKGEVIGKTDKRQGKDGVLKLNWNVYNQNDTLVLTSDLQILMSCRGRSN from the coding sequence ATGAACTTTCTGGCGAAGTATTTCGACGAGATCGAACTCGGTGAGCGTTTCGTAACGCGGGGCAGAACCGTCACCGAGACCGATATTGTTCAGTGGTGCGCGCTTACCGGAGATTGGTATGTTCTTCATACCAACGCACACTATGCAGAGCAAACCCGCTTCGGACAGCGCATCGCGCCGGGGCTGCTGATACATGCCATCGCGGCTGGCCTCGGCGTGCCGCCCGATGCCCCGGCGATCGTCGCCAACTACGGCACCGACGCGCTGCGGTTCGTTGCGCCGACGTTCATCGGAGACACCATAAGGCTCAAGGGCGAAGTTATCGGAAAAACGGACAAGCGCCAGGGCAAGGACGGCGTTCTGAAGCTCAACTGGAACGTCTACAACCAGAACGACACGTTGGTGCTGACCAGTGACCTGCAGATCCTGATGAGCTGCCGGGGGAGGTCCAATTGA
- a CDS encoding acetyl-CoA acetyltransferase — protein sequence MNMPLRGSTAIVGIGMSGFPALPPGSSPLDAMALAIADALHDAGIRLHEIDGVFAAGLQLFMPTLSICEYLGIEPRYSDSTQVGGGSFVAHLNHAQAAISAGLCEVALIAYGSTQRSSGGQFKTHSEPNPYETPYDYPGPVAAYALMAQRHMHQYGTTREHLAAVAVSARRWAQLNPLALDKRQLSVADVLGARYVATPFTVRDCCLVTDGGGAVILMSAARAAHCRQPPVYVLGVGESVTHRSVAQMADLTCTGAVQSGARAFHQAGITPKDVDVAQLYDAFTIMPVLFAEDLGFCAKGDGGRFLADGRIDPGGTFPMNTNGGGLSFGHPGMFGIYTIIESVQQLRGDCGARQVKGAEVALAHAPGGYMSSNSTAIFGTEATL from the coding sequence ATGAATATGCCGCTGCGTGGCTCGACAGCAATTGTTGGCATCGGCATGAGCGGATTCCCTGCGTTGCCGCCGGGCAGCTCGCCGCTCGATGCGATGGCGCTGGCCATTGCCGACGCGTTGCATGACGCCGGCATCCGTCTGCATGAAATAGACGGCGTGTTCGCGGCCGGGCTGCAGTTGTTCATGCCCACGCTGAGCATTTGCGAGTACCTGGGCATTGAACCGCGATATTCCGACTCCACGCAGGTCGGCGGCGGGTCCTTCGTGGCTCATCTCAATCATGCGCAAGCGGCCATATCGGCCGGTCTTTGCGAGGTCGCGCTGATCGCTTACGGGAGCACTCAGCGGTCGTCGGGCGGCCAATTCAAGACCCATTCCGAGCCCAACCCCTATGAGACGCCATACGATTACCCGGGTCCGGTGGCCGCTTACGCGCTCATGGCGCAGCGGCACATGCACCAGTACGGGACCACTCGCGAGCACCTTGCGGCAGTCGCCGTATCCGCGCGCCGTTGGGCGCAGCTCAATCCCCTGGCCTTGGACAAGCGGCAGCTCAGCGTGGCCGACGTACTCGGCGCGCGATACGTGGCCACGCCATTCACGGTGCGCGATTGTTGCCTGGTCACCGATGGCGGCGGCGCTGTCATTCTAATGTCCGCGGCGCGTGCGGCACACTGCCGGCAACCACCGGTCTATGTGCTCGGCGTGGGCGAATCGGTGACTCACAGAAGCGTTGCCCAAATGGCGGACCTTACCTGCACGGGTGCCGTGCAATCCGGGGCGCGCGCATTCCACCAGGCGGGGATCACGCCCAAAGACGTGGATGTCGCGCAACTCTATGACGCGTTCACCATCATGCCGGTGCTGTTTGCCGAAGACCTGGGCTTTTGCGCGAAGGGGGATGGCGGACGATTCCTGGCGGACGGCCGCATCGATCCAGGCGGCACGTTCCCGATGAATACCAATGGAGGCGGGTTGTCGTTCGGACACCCGGGAATGTTCGGAATCTACACGATCATCGAGTCGGTGCAGCAACTGCGCGGCGATTGCGGCGCGCGTCAGGTCAAGGGGGCCGAGGTCGCGCTCGCGCATGCTCCGGGCGGGTACATGTCGAGCAATTCGACCGCCATTTTCGGCACCGAAGCAACGCTGTAG
- a CDS encoding CaiB/BaiF CoA transferase family protein, whose protein sequence is MTSLHGLKVVDLSRVLGGPFCTQLLADHGATVIKIEPPQGDETRAWGPPFEGDMSSYFMGVNRNKLGMALDLTQPRGRDVLLDLLADADVLVENFKPGTMEKWGLGFEQCLSEKFPRLIHCRVSGFGATGPLGAMPGYDAVVQAMSGLMSVNGERDAPPLRMGAPVIDIVTGMNAVIGILLALHVREKSGRAQFVEATLYDSGISLMHPHLPNYYLSGRSAGRSGNAHPNICPYDLFPTATSPVFLAVGNDGQFAKFSEIVGAPLLAVDKRFQTNAQRLAHSGALREEIERLLAHLDGSMLAENLMRAGVPCGAVANAAAVAEHPHTLHREMIVKIADYVGTGSPVKLSSTGPQYRLAPPFFAQHAQQILESLGYDDQTIADMFSTGVVPVALKGAA, encoded by the coding sequence ATGACGTCGCTGCACGGACTCAAGGTCGTCGATCTATCGCGTGTGTTGGGCGGACCCTTCTGCACGCAATTACTGGCCGATCACGGTGCGACGGTGATCAAGATCGAACCCCCGCAGGGCGACGAGACCCGAGCATGGGGGCCCCCTTTCGAGGGCGACATGTCATCCTATTTCATGGGCGTCAACCGCAACAAGCTCGGCATGGCGCTGGATTTGACACAGCCACGCGGGCGCGATGTGCTGTTGGACCTGTTGGCCGATGCGGACGTGCTGGTCGAAAATTTCAAGCCGGGAACGATGGAGAAGTGGGGATTGGGTTTCGAACAGTGTCTGTCGGAGAAATTTCCCCGGCTGATTCATTGCCGAGTGTCCGGCTTCGGCGCCACGGGACCCTTGGGAGCGATGCCCGGCTACGATGCGGTGGTGCAGGCGATGTCGGGCCTGATGTCGGTCAATGGCGAACGCGATGCACCGCCCCTCAGGATGGGCGCGCCGGTCATCGACATTGTCACGGGCATGAACGCCGTGATCGGCATTCTGCTGGCTTTGCACGTGCGCGAGAAATCCGGACGCGCGCAGTTCGTCGAAGCGACGCTCTACGACTCCGGCATCTCGCTGATGCATCCCCATCTGCCGAACTATTATCTGTCCGGTCGCTCCGCCGGCCGGTCAGGCAATGCACATCCGAACATTTGCCCTTACGACCTGTTTCCCACGGCAACCTCGCCGGTCTTCCTGGCGGTTGGCAATGACGGCCAATTCGCCAAATTCTCGGAAATCGTGGGCGCGCCTTTATTGGCCGTCGACAAGCGATTTCAAACCAACGCGCAGCGGCTTGCGCACAGCGGGGCGCTTCGAGAGGAAATCGAGCGATTGCTCGCGCATCTCGATGGCTCGATGCTCGCAGAGAACCTCATGAGGGCGGGGGTTCCGTGCGGGGCTGTGGCGAATGCCGCGGCGGTGGCCGAGCATCCACATACCTTGCATCGCGAAATGATCGTGAAAATTGCCGATTATGTCGGCACGGGGTCGCCGGTGAAGCTTTCCAGCACGGGGCCGCAGTATCGGCTGGCGCCGCCCTTTTTCGCTCAGCATGCGCAGCAGATTCTCGAGTCGCTCGGATACGATGACCAGACAATTGCCGACATGTTTTCCACCGGCGTGGTGCCGGTCGCCTTGAAGGGGGCTGCCTGA